From the Anguilla anguilla isolate fAngAng1 chromosome 8, fAngAng1.pri, whole genome shotgun sequence genome, one window contains:
- the LOC118234701 gene encoding trafficking kinesin-binding protein 1-like isoform X1, giving the protein MQRFVEADYYDLDWYYEESTDVLCAERVGQMTKTYNDIDAVTRLLEEKERDLELAARIGQSLLKKNRTLTEQNEFLEERVGIVRDEIAQLRHELSMKDELLQFYTSTAEESEGESASSTPLRRNKSMSSVPNYFPMDSLQRKLKDLEEENIVLRSEACHLKTETISYEEKEHQLVNDCVKELRQSTLQISSIAEELARKTEDAARQQEEITHLLSQIVDLQKKAKSYSVENEELSQHLAAAKDAQRQLTAELLELGEKYAECVEMLHEAQEECKNLRNRVFPNSTPRRVHPLGLFPLDSLAAEIEGTMRKEMQLNDPEMEEQKTHHKRVFETVKNINQTVMLRSPASSTANIPGSNQPSSLNSGTPPSSWYAGDLSSVGIGNRSSGVILESPDSSMDDSNKNPGAQSSRDLELALRRLSLRRENFLSERRFFERDRGRKLRELSESGGGRSGALTPIESIMSLGTHPSGLVGYSLVSRSYLPDKLQIVKPLEGSATLHQWQQLAQPNLGGILDSRPGVVPKGFRPLELDLEEVYQFSDFEEDEPGELFFQNLPTSGPVPPLCRSRASSCSSSSSSINNNNHPVAHEPPAPYYPGKCMSHTSSTYTFTTCRILHPSDELTRVTPSLNAGLTSSCIMSSSRRSTPAATPCTPRRLSLAESFTNLRDSTKTTSTSLGLVRLLQERGISAAVYHPQSWDRAGSGAPPRPCPAPRAPDAPPSTPPNSPTGPVPAAAARADADAPFDFRAPSPPYDNFLASKPARSILREVAAESRGRADCESQTDVSVFNLNLVDKVRRFGVAGPAPALGPLSQLNAGMRRNRTYPAMVGASMAMKDPGPESGELILDSKLPKQTSLK; this is encoded by the exons ATGCAGAGATTCGTGGAGGCGGATTATTACGACCTGGACTGGTACTATGAGGAGAGCACGGATG TGCTATGTGCTGAAAGAGTGGGCCAGATGACTAAGACATACAATGACATCGATGCTGTCACACGTCTGCTTGAAGAG AAAGAGCGGGATTTGGAGCTGGCCGCCCGGATTGGCCAGTCGCTCCTGAAGAAGAACCGGACGCTGACGGAGCAGAACGAGTTCCTGGAGGAACGGGTGGGGATCGTTCGGGACGAG ATCGCGCAGCTGCGCCACGAGCTCTCCATGAAGGATGAGCTCCTCCAGTTCTACACCAGCACCgcggaggagagcgagggagagtcCGCCAGCTCCACCCC ATTACGGCGAAACAAATCCATGTCCTCTGTGCCAAATTACTTCCCCATGGACTCCCTGCAGAGGAAGCTCAAagacctggaggaggagaacatCGTACTCAGATCAGAA gcctGTCACCTGAAGACCGAAACGATCTCGTACGAGGAGAAGGAGCATCAGCTTGTGAACGACTGCGTGAAAGAGCTCA GGCAGTCCACCCTCCAGATCTCCTCCATCGCGGAGGAGCTGGCCCGGAAGACGGAGGACGCTGCCCGCCAGCAGGAGGAGATCACGCACCTCCTGTCCCAGATTGTCGACCTTCAGAAGAAGGCCAAATCT tattCGGTTGAAAACGAGGAGCTCAGCCAGCATTTGGCGGCAGCAAAAGATGCCCAGCGGCAGCTCACCGCTGAG CTGCTGGAGCTGGGGGAGAAGTACGCTGAGTGCGTGGAGATGCTCCACGAGGCTCAGGAGGAGTGTAAGAACCTGAGGAACAGGGTGTTCCCCAACAGCACCCCCCGCCGCGTCCACCCCCTCGGCCTCTTCCCCCTG GACTCCCTGGCCGCAGAGATTGAAGGCACCATGAGGAAGGAGATGCAGCTGAACGACCCTGAAATGGAAGAGCAGAA GACCCACCACAAGCGCGTGTTCGAGACCGTTAAGAACATAAACCAGACGGTGATGCTGCGCTCGCCGGCCTCCTCGACCGCGAACATCCCGGGTTCCAACCAGCCGTCCTCGCTGAACTCCGGCACGCCCCCGTCCAGCTGGTACGCCGGTGACCTCAGCAGCGTTGGCATCGGCAACCGCTCCAGCGGCGTGATCCTGGAGTCCCCCGACAGCAG CATGGACGACTCCAATAAGAATCCGGGCGCTCAGAGCTCCCGGGACCTGGAGCTGGCCCTGCGGCGGCTGTCCCTGCGGCGGGAGAACTTCCTGAGCGAGCGGCGCTTCTTCGAGCGGGACCGCGGGCGCAAGCTGCGGGAGCTGTCGGAGAGCGGCGGGGGGCGGAGCGGCGCCCTCACGCCCATCGAGAGCATCATGTCCCTGGGGACCCACCCCTCCGGCCTGGTGGGCTACTCCCTGGTCAGCCGCTCCTACCTGCCGGACAAGCTGCAGATCGTCAAGCCCCTGGAAG gctcGGCCACTCTGCACCAGTGGCAGCAGCTGGCACAGCCCAACCTGGGTGGCATCCTGGACTCCCGGCCGGGCGTGGTGCCCAAGGGCTTCCGCCCGCTGGAGCTGGACCTGGAGGAGGTCTACCAGTTCTCCGACTTCGAGGAGGACGAGCCCGGCGAGCTGttcttccagaaccttccgACGTCCGGCCCCGTTCCCCCGCTCTGCCGCAGCCgcgcctcctcctgctcctcctcctccagcagcatcaacaacaacaaccatcCTGTGGCTCACGAGCCCCCAG CGCCTTATTACCCAGGCAAATGCATGTCTCACACCAGCTCCACGTACACCTTCACCACCTGCCGCATCCTGCACCCCTCTGACGAGCTGACGCGAGTCACCCCCAG CCTTAACGCGGGGCTCACATCCTCCTGCATCATGAGCAGCAGCCGGAGGTCCACCCCCGCGGCCACGCCCTGCACCCCGCGCCGCCTCAGCCTGGCCGAGTCCTTCACCAACCTGCGCGACTCCACCAAGACCACCAGCACCTCCCTGGGCCTGGTGCGCCTCCTGCAGGAGAGGGGCATCTCCGCAGCGGTGTACCACCCTCAGAGCTGGGACCGGGCCGGCAGCGGGGCCCCGCCCAGGCCCTGCCCGGCCCCCAGGGCCCCCGACGCCCCGCCCTCCACCCCGCCCAACTCTCCCACCGGCCCAGTcccggccgccgccgccagaGCCGACGCCGACGCCCCCTTCGACTTCcgcgcccccagccccccctacGACAACTTCCTGGCGTCCAAGCCGGCGCGCTCCATCCTGCGCGAGGTGGCGGCGGAGTCGCGGGGGCGCGCCGACTGCGAGAGCCAGACCGACGTCAGCGTCTTCAACCTCAACCTGGTGGACAAGGTGCGGCGCTTCGGGGTGGCGGGGCCCGCCCCCGCGCTGGGGCCCCTGAGCCAGCTCAACGCCGGCATGCGCCGCAACCGCACCTACCCGGCCATGGTGGGGGCCAGCATGGCCATGAAGGACCCGGGGCCCGAGAGCGGGGAACTCATCCTGGACTCCAAGCTGCCCAAACAGACCAGCCTCAAGTGA
- the LOC118234701 gene encoding trafficking kinesin-binding protein 1-like isoform X3 has product MQRFVEADYYDLDWYYEESTDVLCAERVGQMTKTYNDIDAVTRLLEEKERDLELAARIGQSLLKKNRTLTEQNEFLEERVGIVRDEIAQLRHELSMKDELLQFYTSTAEESEGESASSTPLRRNKSMSSVPNYFPMDSLQRKLKDLEEENIVLRSEACHLKTETISYEEKEHQLVNDCVKELRQSTLQISSIAEELARKTEDAARQQEEITHLLSQIVDLQKKAKSYSVENEELSQHLAAAKDAQRQLTAELLELGEKYAECVEMLHEAQEECKNLRNRVFPNSTPRRVHPLGLFPLDSLAAEIEGTMRKEMQLNDPEMEEQKTHHKRVFETVKNINQTVMLRSPASSTANIPGSNQPSSLNSGTPPSSWYAGDLSSVGIGNRSSGVILESPDSSMDDSNKNPGAQSSRDLELALRRLSLRRENFLSERRFFERDRGRKLRELSESGGGRSGALTPIESIMSLGTHPSGLVGYSLVSRSYLPDKLQIVKPLEGSATLHQWQQLAQPNLGGILDSRPGVVPKGFRPLELDLEEVYQFSDFEEDEPGELFFQNLPTSGPVPPLCRSRASSCSSSSSSINNNNHPVAHEPPAPYYPGKCMSHTSSTYTFTTCRILHPSDELTRVTPRS; this is encoded by the exons ATGCAGAGATTCGTGGAGGCGGATTATTACGACCTGGACTGGTACTATGAGGAGAGCACGGATG TGCTATGTGCTGAAAGAGTGGGCCAGATGACTAAGACATACAATGACATCGATGCTGTCACACGTCTGCTTGAAGAG AAAGAGCGGGATTTGGAGCTGGCCGCCCGGATTGGCCAGTCGCTCCTGAAGAAGAACCGGACGCTGACGGAGCAGAACGAGTTCCTGGAGGAACGGGTGGGGATCGTTCGGGACGAG ATCGCGCAGCTGCGCCACGAGCTCTCCATGAAGGATGAGCTCCTCCAGTTCTACACCAGCACCgcggaggagagcgagggagagtcCGCCAGCTCCACCCC ATTACGGCGAAACAAATCCATGTCCTCTGTGCCAAATTACTTCCCCATGGACTCCCTGCAGAGGAAGCTCAAagacctggaggaggagaacatCGTACTCAGATCAGAA gcctGTCACCTGAAGACCGAAACGATCTCGTACGAGGAGAAGGAGCATCAGCTTGTGAACGACTGCGTGAAAGAGCTCA GGCAGTCCACCCTCCAGATCTCCTCCATCGCGGAGGAGCTGGCCCGGAAGACGGAGGACGCTGCCCGCCAGCAGGAGGAGATCACGCACCTCCTGTCCCAGATTGTCGACCTTCAGAAGAAGGCCAAATCT tattCGGTTGAAAACGAGGAGCTCAGCCAGCATTTGGCGGCAGCAAAAGATGCCCAGCGGCAGCTCACCGCTGAG CTGCTGGAGCTGGGGGAGAAGTACGCTGAGTGCGTGGAGATGCTCCACGAGGCTCAGGAGGAGTGTAAGAACCTGAGGAACAGGGTGTTCCCCAACAGCACCCCCCGCCGCGTCCACCCCCTCGGCCTCTTCCCCCTG GACTCCCTGGCCGCAGAGATTGAAGGCACCATGAGGAAGGAGATGCAGCTGAACGACCCTGAAATGGAAGAGCAGAA GACCCACCACAAGCGCGTGTTCGAGACCGTTAAGAACATAAACCAGACGGTGATGCTGCGCTCGCCGGCCTCCTCGACCGCGAACATCCCGGGTTCCAACCAGCCGTCCTCGCTGAACTCCGGCACGCCCCCGTCCAGCTGGTACGCCGGTGACCTCAGCAGCGTTGGCATCGGCAACCGCTCCAGCGGCGTGATCCTGGAGTCCCCCGACAGCAG CATGGACGACTCCAATAAGAATCCGGGCGCTCAGAGCTCCCGGGACCTGGAGCTGGCCCTGCGGCGGCTGTCCCTGCGGCGGGAGAACTTCCTGAGCGAGCGGCGCTTCTTCGAGCGGGACCGCGGGCGCAAGCTGCGGGAGCTGTCGGAGAGCGGCGGGGGGCGGAGCGGCGCCCTCACGCCCATCGAGAGCATCATGTCCCTGGGGACCCACCCCTCCGGCCTGGTGGGCTACTCCCTGGTCAGCCGCTCCTACCTGCCGGACAAGCTGCAGATCGTCAAGCCCCTGGAAG gctcGGCCACTCTGCACCAGTGGCAGCAGCTGGCACAGCCCAACCTGGGTGGCATCCTGGACTCCCGGCCGGGCGTGGTGCCCAAGGGCTTCCGCCCGCTGGAGCTGGACCTGGAGGAGGTCTACCAGTTCTCCGACTTCGAGGAGGACGAGCCCGGCGAGCTGttcttccagaaccttccgACGTCCGGCCCCGTTCCCCCGCTCTGCCGCAGCCgcgcctcctcctgctcctcctcctccagcagcatcaacaacaacaaccatcCTGTGGCTCACGAGCCCCCAG CGCCTTATTACCCAGGCAAATGCATGTCTCACACCAGCTCCACGTACACCTTCACCACCTGCCGCATCCTGCACCCCTCTGACGAGCTGACGCGAGTCACCCCCAG ATCATAG
- the LOC118234701 gene encoding trafficking kinesin-binding protein 1-like isoform X2 encodes MTKTYNDIDAVTRLLEEKERDLELAARIGQSLLKKNRTLTEQNEFLEERVGIVRDEIAQLRHELSMKDELLQFYTSTAEESEGESASSTPLRRNKSMSSVPNYFPMDSLQRKLKDLEEENIVLRSEACHLKTETISYEEKEHQLVNDCVKELRQSTLQISSIAEELARKTEDAARQQEEITHLLSQIVDLQKKAKSYSVENEELSQHLAAAKDAQRQLTAELLELGEKYAECVEMLHEAQEECKNLRNRVFPNSTPRRVHPLGLFPLDSLAAEIEGTMRKEMQLNDPEMEEQKTHHKRVFETVKNINQTVMLRSPASSTANIPGSNQPSSLNSGTPPSSWYAGDLSSVGIGNRSSGVILESPDSSMDDSNKNPGAQSSRDLELALRRLSLRRENFLSERRFFERDRGRKLRELSESGGGRSGALTPIESIMSLGTHPSGLVGYSLVSRSYLPDKLQIVKPLEGSATLHQWQQLAQPNLGGILDSRPGVVPKGFRPLELDLEEVYQFSDFEEDEPGELFFQNLPTSGPVPPLCRSRASSCSSSSSSINNNNHPVAHEPPAPYYPGKCMSHTSSTYTFTTCRILHPSDELTRVTPSLNAGLTSSCIMSSSRRSTPAATPCTPRRLSLAESFTNLRDSTKTTSTSLGLVRLLQERGISAAVYHPQSWDRAGSGAPPRPCPAPRAPDAPPSTPPNSPTGPVPAAAARADADAPFDFRAPSPPYDNFLASKPARSILREVAAESRGRADCESQTDVSVFNLNLVDKVRRFGVAGPAPALGPLSQLNAGMRRNRTYPAMVGASMAMKDPGPESGELILDSKLPKQTSLK; translated from the exons ATGACTAAGACATACAATGACATCGATGCTGTCACACGTCTGCTTGAAGAG AAAGAGCGGGATTTGGAGCTGGCCGCCCGGATTGGCCAGTCGCTCCTGAAGAAGAACCGGACGCTGACGGAGCAGAACGAGTTCCTGGAGGAACGGGTGGGGATCGTTCGGGACGAG ATCGCGCAGCTGCGCCACGAGCTCTCCATGAAGGATGAGCTCCTCCAGTTCTACACCAGCACCgcggaggagagcgagggagagtcCGCCAGCTCCACCCC ATTACGGCGAAACAAATCCATGTCCTCTGTGCCAAATTACTTCCCCATGGACTCCCTGCAGAGGAAGCTCAAagacctggaggaggagaacatCGTACTCAGATCAGAA gcctGTCACCTGAAGACCGAAACGATCTCGTACGAGGAGAAGGAGCATCAGCTTGTGAACGACTGCGTGAAAGAGCTCA GGCAGTCCACCCTCCAGATCTCCTCCATCGCGGAGGAGCTGGCCCGGAAGACGGAGGACGCTGCCCGCCAGCAGGAGGAGATCACGCACCTCCTGTCCCAGATTGTCGACCTTCAGAAGAAGGCCAAATCT tattCGGTTGAAAACGAGGAGCTCAGCCAGCATTTGGCGGCAGCAAAAGATGCCCAGCGGCAGCTCACCGCTGAG CTGCTGGAGCTGGGGGAGAAGTACGCTGAGTGCGTGGAGATGCTCCACGAGGCTCAGGAGGAGTGTAAGAACCTGAGGAACAGGGTGTTCCCCAACAGCACCCCCCGCCGCGTCCACCCCCTCGGCCTCTTCCCCCTG GACTCCCTGGCCGCAGAGATTGAAGGCACCATGAGGAAGGAGATGCAGCTGAACGACCCTGAAATGGAAGAGCAGAA GACCCACCACAAGCGCGTGTTCGAGACCGTTAAGAACATAAACCAGACGGTGATGCTGCGCTCGCCGGCCTCCTCGACCGCGAACATCCCGGGTTCCAACCAGCCGTCCTCGCTGAACTCCGGCACGCCCCCGTCCAGCTGGTACGCCGGTGACCTCAGCAGCGTTGGCATCGGCAACCGCTCCAGCGGCGTGATCCTGGAGTCCCCCGACAGCAG CATGGACGACTCCAATAAGAATCCGGGCGCTCAGAGCTCCCGGGACCTGGAGCTGGCCCTGCGGCGGCTGTCCCTGCGGCGGGAGAACTTCCTGAGCGAGCGGCGCTTCTTCGAGCGGGACCGCGGGCGCAAGCTGCGGGAGCTGTCGGAGAGCGGCGGGGGGCGGAGCGGCGCCCTCACGCCCATCGAGAGCATCATGTCCCTGGGGACCCACCCCTCCGGCCTGGTGGGCTACTCCCTGGTCAGCCGCTCCTACCTGCCGGACAAGCTGCAGATCGTCAAGCCCCTGGAAG gctcGGCCACTCTGCACCAGTGGCAGCAGCTGGCACAGCCCAACCTGGGTGGCATCCTGGACTCCCGGCCGGGCGTGGTGCCCAAGGGCTTCCGCCCGCTGGAGCTGGACCTGGAGGAGGTCTACCAGTTCTCCGACTTCGAGGAGGACGAGCCCGGCGAGCTGttcttccagaaccttccgACGTCCGGCCCCGTTCCCCCGCTCTGCCGCAGCCgcgcctcctcctgctcctcctcctccagcagcatcaacaacaacaaccatcCTGTGGCTCACGAGCCCCCAG CGCCTTATTACCCAGGCAAATGCATGTCTCACACCAGCTCCACGTACACCTTCACCACCTGCCGCATCCTGCACCCCTCTGACGAGCTGACGCGAGTCACCCCCAG CCTTAACGCGGGGCTCACATCCTCCTGCATCATGAGCAGCAGCCGGAGGTCCACCCCCGCGGCCACGCCCTGCACCCCGCGCCGCCTCAGCCTGGCCGAGTCCTTCACCAACCTGCGCGACTCCACCAAGACCACCAGCACCTCCCTGGGCCTGGTGCGCCTCCTGCAGGAGAGGGGCATCTCCGCAGCGGTGTACCACCCTCAGAGCTGGGACCGGGCCGGCAGCGGGGCCCCGCCCAGGCCCTGCCCGGCCCCCAGGGCCCCCGACGCCCCGCCCTCCACCCCGCCCAACTCTCCCACCGGCCCAGTcccggccgccgccgccagaGCCGACGCCGACGCCCCCTTCGACTTCcgcgcccccagccccccctacGACAACTTCCTGGCGTCCAAGCCGGCGCGCTCCATCCTGCGCGAGGTGGCGGCGGAGTCGCGGGGGCGCGCCGACTGCGAGAGCCAGACCGACGTCAGCGTCTTCAACCTCAACCTGGTGGACAAGGTGCGGCGCTTCGGGGTGGCGGGGCCCGCCCCCGCGCTGGGGCCCCTGAGCCAGCTCAACGCCGGCATGCGCCGCAACCGCACCTACCCGGCCATGGTGGGGGCCAGCATGGCCATGAAGGACCCGGGGCCCGAGAGCGGGGAACTCATCCTGGACTCCAAGCTGCCCAAACAGACCAGCCTCAAGTGA